Proteins found in one Muntiacus reevesi chromosome 2, mMunRee1.1, whole genome shotgun sequence genomic segment:
- the CHCHD2 gene encoding coiled-coil-helix-coiled-coil-helix domain-containing protein 2: MPRGSRSRTSRVAPPASRAPQMRAAPRPAPAAQPPAVAPPSAVGSPAAAPRQPGLMAQMATTAAGVAVGSAVGHTLGHAITGGFSGGSSAEPSRPDITYQEPQGTQPAQLRQDGPCFYEVKQFLECAQSQGDLKLCEGFSEVLKQCRLANGLA; the protein is encoded by the exons ATGCCTCGTGGAAGCCGAAGCCGCACTTCCCGCGTGGCCCCTCCTGCCAG CCGAGCGCCTCAGATGAGAGCAGCGCCCAGGCCAGCGCCCGCAGCTCAGCCACCAGCAGTGGCTCCACCATCTGCTGTTGGCTCCCCTGCTGCTGCTCCCCGACAGCCAGGTCTGATGGCCCAGATGGCCACCACTGCTGCTGGCGTGGCTGTGGGTTCTGCCGTCGGCCACACTCTGGGTCACGCCATCACTGGGGGCTTCAGTGGAGGAAGCAGTGCTGAACCCTCAAGGCCTGACATCACTTACCAG GAGCCTCAGGGGACCCAGCCGGCACAGCTGCGGCAGGACGGCCCCTGCTTCTATGAGGTGAAGCAGTTTCTGGAGTGTGCCCAGAGCCAGGGTGACCTTAAACTTTGCGAGGGTTTCAGCGAGGTGCTGAAACAGTGCAGATTGGCCAACG GATTAGCTTAA